The following proteins are co-located in the Argopecten irradians isolate NY chromosome 9, Ai_NY, whole genome shotgun sequence genome:
- the LOC138330714 gene encoding uncharacterized protein, with amino-acid sequence MEVNLVTCVQLALLDGGKPRHLCTTPHLLDGGKPRHLCTTHLLDGGKPRHLCTTHLLDGGKPRHMCTTHLLDGGKPRHLCTTHLLDGGINLVTCVQLALLDGGKPRHMCTTHLLDGGKPRHLCTTHLLDGGKPRRLCTTHLLDGGKPRHMCTTHLLDGGKPRHMCTTHLLDGGKPRHMCTTHLLDGGKPRHLCTTHLLDGGKPRHMCTTHLLDRDGGKPRHMCTTHLLDGGKPRHMCTTHLLDGGKPRHLCTTHLLDGGKPRHLCTTHLLDGGKPRHLCTTHLLDGGKPRHLCTTHLLDGGKPRHLCTTRPVRWRWDKPRHLCTTHLLDGDKPRHLCTTHLLDGGKPRHLCTTHLLDGGKPRHMCTTHLLDGGKPRHLCTTHLLDGGKPRHLCTTHLLDGGKPRHMCTTHLLDRGKPRHLCTTHLLDGGKPRRLCTTHLLDGGKPRHMCTTHMCTTHLLDGDKPRHLCTTRPVRWR; translated from the exons ATGGAGGTAAACCTCGTCACCTGTGTACAACTCGCCCTGTTAGATGGAGGTAAACCTCGTCACCTGTGTACAACTCCTCACCTGTTAGATGGTGGTAAACCTCGTCACCTGTGTACAACTCACCTGTTAGATGGAGGTAAACCTCGTCACCTGTGTACAACTCACCTGTTAGATGGAGGTAAACCTCGTCACATGTGTACAACTCACCTGTTAGATGGAGGTAAACCTCGTCACCTGTGTACAACTCACCTGTTAGATGGTGGGATAAACCTCGTCACCTGTGTACAACTCGCCCTGTTAGATGGAGGTAAACCTCGTCACATGTGTACAACTCACCTGTTAGATGGAGGTAAACCTCGTCACCTGTGTACAACTCACCTGTTAGATGGAGGTAAACCTCGTCGCCTGTGTACAACTCACCTGTTAGATGGTGGTAAACCTCGTCACATGTGTACAACTCACCTGTTAGATGGTGGTAAACCTCGTCACATGTGTACAACTCACCTGTTAGATGGAGGTAAACCTCGTCACATGTGTACAACTCACCTGTTAGATGGTGGTAAACCTCGTCACCTGTGTACAACTCACCTGTTAGATGGTGGTAAACCTCGTCACATGTGTACAACTCATCTGTTAGATAGAG ATGGTGGTAAACCTCGTCACATGTGTACAACTCATCTGTTAGATGGAGGTAAACCTCGTCACATGTGTACAACTCATCTGTTAGATGGAGGTAAACCTCGTCACCTGTGTACAACTCACCTGTTAGATGGAGGTAAACCTCGTCACCTGTGTACAACTCACCTGTTAGATGGAGGTAAACCTCGTCACCTGTGTACAACTCACCTGTTAGATGGTGGTAAACCTCGTCACCTGTGTACAACTCACCTGTTAGATGGTGGTAAACCTCGTCACCTGTGTACAACTCGCCCTGTTAGATGGAG ATGGGATAAACCTCGTCACCTGTGTACAACTCACCTGTTAGATGGGGATAAACCTCGTCACCTGTGTACAACTCACCTGTTAGATGGTGGTAAACCTCGTCACCTGTGTACAACTCACCTGTTAGATGGTGGTAAACCTCGTCACATGTGTACAACTCACCTGTTAGATGGAGGTAAACCTCGTCACCTGTGTACAACTCATCTGTTAGATGGAGGTAAACCTCGTCACCTGTGTACAACTCACCTGTTAGATGGTGGTAAACCTCGTCACATGTGTACAACTCATCTGTTAGATAGAGGTAAACCTCGTCACCTGTGTACAACTCATCTGTTAGATGGAGGTAAACCTCGTCGCCTGTGTACAACTCACCTGTTAGATGGTGGTAAACCTCGTCACATGTGTACAACTCACATGTGTACAACTCATCTGTTAGATGGAGATAAACCTCGTCACCTGTGTACAACTCGCCCTGTTAGATGGCGATAA